Genomic segment of Pygocentrus nattereri isolate fPygNat1 chromosome 26, fPygNat1.pri, whole genome shotgun sequence:
AACCGACCGCTCCAACAGCCCGGCTCGGGCGGCTGGTTGTGGGGAGAGGAGTAAAGCTGCTCTCAGGCGAAGCAGAGAAAAATATTGGCGGAGAAGTGCGAGATGGACTTACCGACCACTCCGAAACATACCAGGCTGACCAACAGGGGTCAACGGGTAAGTGCTGAAGCAGACACGGGCGTTTTCCGTCGAGTTTGTGAGGCTTTGAGTGAAATGCGTGTTTCTAAAGCAGCGAGCAGAACAAAAACGACAGCCGACAGAAATGAGTCAAGTCATTAGTTGGAAGTCCTGCTGCACAAAACGCGTCTTCTGAGTGAGTTCATACCTGGCGTGTAAAACTGTAGGAATGTGCAGATTCTGTTTGGGGGTCAATCTTAAAATTACTGTTCTAGTGATGTTTTCTTAAACAGTAAACGTATGTTTAAGCAGATGGTGGAAAAGTGTAGAATAAGAACTTCTTGCAAAGACTGGCATGCAGTGAATGTTCTGTAGTGGCACTTCACTCATTTCCCTCAGTTCTTTTGTGGCACTTTAATACTACTGCAGTGTTTTTTGGGTGTCTTTGGTTTTTAACTTGAagttaaatacagaaaatacaatTCCACTTTGCCCAGAAGTATTGTTATTGACTTTGGCCTTGGTATTTGACAAGTTTGGTGCCTGTCAAAACCATGCCACTAAACTTCTCTCCATGCCCTGAACTCTCTTCTCAAAGAAGCttattgtctgtaaattaaCCATTTTTTGCCAGCTGAGGCAGACTGATTGGACTTGATAAACTTCAAATGATCTCTTTTGCACAAGGCTGAAATGGCTAGTTTTGCCTTTGTGGTTATGCGCTGgcactttgaatggaagttttTGAATAAGCCTTGGGCTTTAAGCACTGATCAGTAGTTAAATGCCCTCAAGACTAATGATCTTTCTGCAGCATGCCTACATTTCACAATGCATGTTCTCCTGGCTTTAATTTCTCAACTAAAACCAGTGTGCTGTGAGTTGTTGTGTGAaattgatgtgttttttttttttgtttttttttttccttggcATCCGCTTAATGAGCATGCAGCTTTAATTCAGAAGCATGGTTTTTAAACTGGCTGTGAATGAAGGCCAAAAAAGGAGACCCTGTGCTACTCTGATCACTTCTTGTCCAATTCTACACATGTAGTGTGGTACAAAGCAGCAGAGTCCAAGTTGCAGCGCTTGAATCCTTCTGTGCATTGTGGGGATGATGCTATGGCTCTGCGTGTTCAAGGGTCTAGAGTGCCTAACTTCATGGTTGACAGAGGTGAGTTAATTGACCTCCACTAGTGTAATAGGTTATCAGGCCAAATGGTGTAATTGTGGCCCTTTTCTCTCCCCTCAGGTGAAGATGGTCTGCTTCCTGTGTTGCAGATGCCTGCCAACTGTGGTTTGTCAGTGAAAAGGGCTCGCAGGGATGTTCTCCTAACTGCTAATTATAAAGGTTGTCATGTTATGCAAGAGGTATGTGCTTGTCAAGTAGCTGTCTTAGTGGTTTCACAAGCCCACACATCCCTACCACATCTGGTTGTACTAATATTGGTTTTGTCTGTTGCAGGGTGAGGCCTACATTTTGACACTGCGTTTGTGGGGAGCTCCTGTGAGCATATCCTGTCCTGTGGCTACCTCTGCACATGAGACAGTTGCTCCTACCACTACAGCTAGCACAGAGACCCCAATGGCCCCTATTATTGCCAGTGATGCTCAAAAGCCTTTCTCTCCTTATCAGATCAACCCCTTTGACCGTGTTCCTCATTGGTATCCTTATTACCCATATGGTTATCAATGGGCTCGTCCCACACGTACCCCTACAGTTGCTCCTACCACTACAGCTAGTATGGATACCTCAACAGCCCCTGTTCCTGTGAGTGATGCTCAAAAGCCTTTCTCTCCTTATGATCAGATCAACCCCTTTGATCGTGTTCCTCATTGGTATCCTTATTACCAATATGGTTATCCATTGGCTCATCCCACACGTACCCCTACAGTTGCTCCTACCACTACAGCTAGTATGGATACCTCAACAGCCCCTGTTCCTGTGAGTGATGCTCAAAAGCCTTTCTCTCCTTATGATCAGATCAACCCCTTTGATCGTGTTCCTCATTGGTATCCTTATTACCAATATGGCTATCCATTGGCTCGTCCCACACGTACCCCTACAGTTGCTCCTACCACTACAGCTAGTATGGATACCTCAACAGCCCCTGTTCCTGCAAGTGATGCTCAAAAGCCTTTCTCTCCTTATGATCAGATCTACCCCTTTGATCGTGTTCCTCATTGGTATCCTTATTACCCATATGGTTATCCATTGGCTCGTCCCACACGTACCCCTACAGTTGCTCCTACCACTACAGCTAGTATGGATACCTCAACAGCCCCTGTTCCTGCGAGTGATGCTCAAAAGCCTTTCTCTCCTTATGATCAGATCTACCCCTTTGATCGTGTTCCTCATTGGTATCCTTATTACCCATATGGTTATCCATGGGCTCGTCCCACACGTACCCCTACAGTTGCTCCTACCACTACAGCTAGTATGGATACCTCAACAGCCCCTGTTCCTGCCAGTGATGTTCAAAAGCCTTTCTCTCCTTATCACCTCTACACCTTTGACAATGTTCCTCATTGGCATCCTTATTACCAAGATGGTTATCCATGGCCTCATCCCACATCTACCCCTACAGCTAGCACATCTACTGTGACGGCCCCTACTCTTCCTGCCAGAGACTCTCAAGAGCCTGGCTCTCATTTTGATCAGCTTTATCCTTTTGGCTATGTTCCTCATTGGAATCCTGGTTATGCAAGGGTTTGCTCCACAAGTACTCCTATAGTGGCCCCAGCTACTGTAGCTGGCATGGATGCAACAGCCCCTTCTGTTCCTGCCAATGACCCTCAAGATCCTAGCTTTCCTTTTGCTAAGATGTATCCTTTTGGTCACTTTCCTTACAAGCATTGGCATCCCCATTTCTAAAATGTTTCCATGAGCTTGCCTTGCTCGTGGTTCCCTCAACTACAGCTGGTGGTTACTTCAACAGCCCCTACTTTTCCTGCCAGTGGCTAACAAGATGCTAGCCATTACCTGTGATTTGTGGACACCCCCACCCAAGTACACTCTACAGCTGCTCTAGCAAATACAGTTGGCAGTCACCAACTGCTCCTCTTGTCCTTGCTAGAGACCACCAGTCTGATTCCTTCCACTCAACTTCAATATGCCCTTGTTGGATTGTTTAGCAGCCTGTCAAATGGCATAAATATTTTGGGAAATAAAGCTCAGGTTGACTAGGGTTTGTGGTCTTTCACGAATGCTTGCTTGGTTTTTTCTTTTATGCAATAGTGACTAAATGACAAATGCTGAGATTCATCTTCTTGGAGTGTCCTGCTACAGGTTGCAGAAAGCCCTAACTTTGGGTTGAGTTTCAGTGTTTGTCTTTAAACATGTATCTGCCTCAGCTCGGAACACCCCAGTTCATATTTTGCTTGGTGTATGACAAATCTGGGGGGGTGGCTCAAATAACTGAGAATGTAAAGATTCAGTATGAGCATGCAATAATTGACAAGACATCTTGATCACAAATGTAGTTAGGCCCACACTATGGGAATGGTTTCCACAATGTTAATTacctgaattttttttaaatgtatgaaaacagcaACTTAATTTTCTAATTAACATGCAAGGTTGGAAATGCGAATTCAATTATTTGCAATTGTCTCTCATGAGTGCATTATTTAGATCATAACTCAAATTTAATTCCATTGTTTAGTTAATATGAAAGACTTAAAAGGAGTAACAACTGCAAATCAGGGAATGTTGCCCCATTTTTAATATTGGGGCATTAAGTGTCAAAGATTCTGCTTTGCAGACTATGCTAATTCTATGCATTGCACACAGAAATGCACTAAGGCTAATACATTTAGCATTTAAATTTGAGTTCAAAGTAATGCACTTGCACATCCACACAATTGAGTGAACACTCAAGTTTGCATTTGAATTAAAGTCTCAAATATGCTACCACAGTAACATTCAGAACTACTGAGAAAATGTTTCTAAAGTCAATTTATCCTGTTTTTGtgagaaccccccccccccaatcagGCAAGTGAATTGACTCAACTTGGCCTGATGGTGGTGCTATGGAGCAACATCTTGTTTTGTACAGTCAAAATTCTTTGCTTCATGGTCCTTGCTTTATTGTGCATAAATGCCTAAATGCATGTTCCCCTGTATTTGATTTCTTGTCAATTAAAACTGCTGTAATTGGGTGAGTTCTGTTGTGAGATGTTGATGCTGGCTGGTTTTTTTGGCACAAAAAGGGCAAGTTTCTTAATTCAGAAGCATGTTTTTAAACTGCCATTGCTTTAAAGCCAAAAAATGTGAAACCTTGTGCTACCTTTGTCTTGTGCAATTGTCTAAAGCTACATGTTGCATGGTACAAAGTAGCAGAGTCCAAGTTGCGGTGCTTGAATCCTTCTGTGCATTGTGGGGATGATGCTATGGCTCTGCGTGTTCAAGGGTCTAGAGTGCCTAACTTCATGGTTGACAGAGGTGAGTTAATTGACCTCCACTAGTGTAATAGGTTATCAGGCCAAATTATGTAATATGGCCCTTTTTCTCCCCTCAGGTGAAGATGATCTGTTTCCTGTCACAAATGCCTGCCAACGGTGCTCCCATCAGCATACTCTGTCCTGTGGCATCTGTAGAGGGAGCCTCAAATGCTACTACTCCAGGCACTGAATCCACCTTGGCCAGTGACCATCAACATCCTGGGCTGTTCCCTGGCTACAACCCTTATAAGTATCCGTTTGACCAATATGGTTAACCTTGGGCTTTCCCCACAAGCACTGTACAAACTACAGCTAGCACAACTACCTCAACAGCCCCTACTGTTCCTGCCAGTGATGCTGAAAAACAAGTCTCTTTTAGTCAGAGCCATCACTTTGGCTATGCTGCTTACCACCATTGGCCTTATTACACAAATGGCTATCCATTGGCTCGCCCCACATTTGCCCCTATAGTTGCTCCAACCACTAGAGCTAGCACAACCACCTCAACAGCCCCTAATGTGCCTGTCTCTTTTGATCAGATCTATCCCATTGGCTATGCTCCTTACAACTATGGCTATCCATGGGCTCCTACAGTTGCTCCAACCACTACAGCTAGCACTACCTCAACAGCCCCTACTGTACCTACTTGGGATGAATCTGTTTATCCCAACTATTAGCAAACTCTTATGGGCACACCCTAAAAGTACTTCTCTAGATGGCCTAGTGACTCTAGTGTTGTGGTCTGTATCTTTCACTGCCTAcaacttttattcattttgtattCATTTGTTGTACAATAAAGTGGTCAAATACTGGACTTCATGTTGGTGTTGTTTGTCCTGCTACAAGTTTCAGAAAGCCTTAACCTAAGGTTgtacattttcaatgttttgaTCCATCATGTATACAGGACTGAAATAGAATTTCTGTACATGGAGTCAGATGTTATACTTCATTAGTGTTGTGCCCCACAAGCCTTAAAGTCTGTGCAGTCTTGGTTTGTACTTGGGAGTGGGAATCTGAAACTGGTTAATATCTTCAGGTTTTTTGTGATCAGCTGCACTAGACACACATGTTTGGTGACAAACAGATAGTTGGATCAGACTTGTAAATCCTTTTTGTCACTTTCTTGGACTAACTAGTTTTTGCAATGTTACAAATGATCCTGCTAAACTAGATTCTTGGATTTTTATGACAAAACTGTGGCTCATCTGGCTTTCTGTATTAAACCTGCTGGAGACAAGCTTATTCTTGTAGAGCCTAGTGTTTATGAGCTTTGAAAGAGAGCGCTTGATGTCAGTTAAGTGTGGATGGTGAGGCATTTTGGAACAGGTCCCTGTCTCATGGCTGCTTTTAAACTTCAGGTGTCTAGTTTAAAAGATTTCATTCCTATTATGCTAGGATATTTAACCGTATAAAGTAAGCATGTTTAAAGCTGACCAAGCTTTGTGATGGTTACATTTCTATGCAGTTTAGGGCATCTCAAAAAGATATGTATAGTAATCTAATATCTTGGCACCTGCCAAAGCAAAGCGATACTGAGGAATCTTGGTGCAGATGATAGTGGCCTTCATAAAAGGCCACATCCTATAGAAAAGTACAAGTACTAAAAGATGCATTTTGCCTGCTACTATCCATTTGGCTATGTACAGGACTTTAGTGATCCCTAATTGGGGATTTAATGTGTTCAAGCAAAGCAAGTGatggtttcttttttcattttaatgtgatgTGATATCTACAATTGTGCTTGAAGCCATATTCAGTATATCTCCAAATAAATTAccattttaaactgtaatgGAAATGTCACTCTTGTACACTTAGAACCTGTAATTACTGTAAATGAAGCACTTTTTGTCTGCAGCTGTAACAACCCTCAAGAGAATAAAATGCTACTATAGCACCTAAAGTATTATGAGACtgcttatattatttttttcagtactcACTTgagctcctccagctggacACTCTTCTCATGCTCTCGGCTTTTCAGGCCAGCATATTCAGCATGCATTTGCTCCAGTTCCAAGACCAGCCGCTGATTTGTACTACATGTAGAGAGATCGTAGAGTGATCCACTGAGATTATGAGAAATGGAAGTAAAAAAGAAGTCTAGAGTGTTGGAATCACTGACTCTGTGAGCTCATCGATTATCTTCTGTTTGTGGTTGATGTCATCACGCAGGCGCCCGAGCTGTTTGTGCTGTGATTCACGATGGTTTTCCCACAGCTGTTCCACAAAGAGAATCCAACATGAATACTACCACAAGAATTATTTACTTAACTGGGATCATAACAGGGCAACGTATGCGCTAGCAGCATTTGTAGACAAAATTGCATTCATAACATTGTCTGCACCATCTAACTGGTGTCGGTGAACAGGTGATTATCACAGATGTCTGTTTACCTTCATGTCGCCAGACTCCTCAGTGTCTTGCTGGTTGTCTAGAAGGTTCTCTGTAAATAAAGAGGCTATTGAGCACACATGGTATCTCTATGTTTAGCACAGGAATGACAGCAGCATTTTTTAAGAACAAAGTGGTTGCAGGTTTTCAGTTAGGCTTTTACTCcattgtagatttttttttaaaattacaacCGTGTCCCTGTGGAATGATTAATAATGAGTTTAATAATAGTAATCAAAATGATTTGCTTCAGTGTTGAGATGTCATAATGTTCTGGCTTATTTATGGAATGACTTGGTTCGAAAGCAACTGTCAGCATAGTGAGCTGTTGATTGTTACATGTCGGACTGCATAACCATAAACTTTTGAATGTTAGCACTGAAATGCATTGATTTGCTTGGTGGGATACTGAACATAATACAGGACATGTGTACCTGAATTATGCAGTCTTGCAAGCTCTTCACTCAGACAGTCATAGTTCTCCTCCAGCTGCCTCTTCTTCAGCTCCATGTTTTGCATATACTCAGTCAGAGAACGGATCTTCGCCTCATGCTAGCACATATAAACCAAAATACAGTCAATGCTTTAGATAGATGCTCTATATACAAAGTACGTTTGGTATTATGCTGACCAGTAGGTGTCTCTACTGCAAGGTAACTGCTCTAAACAAGCTCCctcaaaagagagaaaggggtgtATTCAGTGCTCCCAAGTGTTAAAAGATCTCTTCAAACCAcgatttttttctctttggcctTCCCCTGACCAAAGGATAAACCTCTGAGGGAGAACCCATCCTCCATTCCACTTACCTCCATGGTCTGCACCACGTAGACAATGAGATAAAGAACAAACTCAACATCCAGTAGGCCTGTTTTGAATTAGTATAACTATTTCAAGTTAATTCAAGCAACTGCTTTGAAAATGACAGATTTTTGCAACTGATGTCGACTTACGTCCTTTGAGGAACAAGAATGGTGGGAAAATAAACCCTCCACATTCCACACAGGAAATGATGACGAACGTGAGACTGAACGTTTAACATCTAAGCACTGCATACTTAAAGAACACACAGAATCTGTAATGATTAACATATTTTGAAAGTATTGTAGTATGTTCAATAAATGTGTCATGTTAATCTCAGGTTATGTGTACTGCAGCGTTTATTCACAGGGCTAGTCTGCTAAGGACTCTTACTGTGAAGGTGGGGCTAGCGAACATGCTGTGCTTGTGTTAGAATAGGAAATATTGAGTTAGAGCTGAGCACTGATAGAGTCCAGTACTGACCTGAGTGTAGAGCCTAGGCTTAGAGTGAACTGCTAGTCAGTCTTCCTTTGTGAATGATGTGGCTGTGGCCAACTACAGctttttaataaagcacaatgaCTTGTACATAAGTTATGTCTCCTTTAACAGCGGTGAACACTACAATACTTATGATTTTGGTTATAACCAGGTTTCTCTTGATCCTCTGAACTTGGAACTTTAGGCATGCACCAAATTAGATCTATCTTTCCTTCACTAAAATACTATCATAATCTCAGCCTTATCTCATCTTTAAAAAGTTATATCACTAGCTTTTATTGTTGAGTGGATTCTCAGTGCACCACACCCTTTCAAATTCATCGATCTTTGTTCTAGCATAAACTGTCTCGTGGTCTATTGGTTAGCTGACCTTGTTAATATAAAGTGAAACTCACTTGTGAACCACCTGTGAATGTAATTTTTCACCATTTCAAATTGTGTCTGTCAAAGAAGCAACATTCCGTCTTCTCTTACTTAAAGCTctttctctctagctctctttcactcatacatacacacgctcccccattctctctcacactttctctaacatgcacacattcacactagAAATAGCCATTTAGCTCATGTTCCCAGTAAATTCACTGATGATTGATTTAATTTGTGTCTTAGAGTAGAGTGTGTTTATAATAAATGCTTCATTTTCACCAAATTGTCTGTCTTGGTTGTTACCGATCTACATGATCTACATGAAGGAAATCACATTTATTAAGTCCTTAAGAAACCATTGATATTATTTTTAGGCAGAAATTAGAGACTGATATTGAAGATTCGATTACATATAAGACTGTGTTACATTGgagcagtgggtagcgctgtcatcTCACAGCAAGCagactggacatgctaaactgccacTAAGGGAGAATGTGTGTGGTTGAATATGTTTGTGTCTGCcttgcaatggactggcaacttGTTCAGGgggtttcctgccttctgcccagtgactgctgggataggctccatcacCCCTTGAAACCCAGAAGGATATGCAGCTTAgatagtgtgtgtttatataagactgatatattaaaatatccatccatccatccatccatcatcttccgcttctccggggttcgggtcgcgggggcagcatcctgagcaatgaagcccagacctccctttccccagccacttccactagctccctgggagggattccgaggcgctcccaggccagctgggcgatatagtcacgccagcgtgtcctgggtcttccccggggtctcctccccggtggacttgcctgtgacacctcccaagggaggcgtccaggaggcatcctaacaagatgcccgaaccacctcaactggctcctctcgacgtgaagaagcagcggctctactccgagtccctctcggatgaccgaacttctcaccctatctctaagggagagtccagacaccctgcggaggaaactcatttcagccgcttgtattcgcgatctcgttctttcggtcattacccaaagctcatgaccataggtgagggtgggaacatagatcgaccagtaaatcgagagccttgccttatggctcagctctttctttaccacaacagaccggtaaagagcccgcatcactgctgacccagcaccaatccgcctgtcaatctcccgctcccttgtaccatcactcgtgaacaagaccccgagatacttaaactcctccacttgaggcaagagctcatccccgacccagagagggctctccaccctttcccgcgtgagaaccatggcctcggatttggaggtactgatcctcatcccggccgcttcacactcggctgcaaaccgatccagtgaaagctgaagttcacggcctgatgtccccaataggaccacatcatctgcgaacagcagcgatgtgaccctgaggtcaccaaaccggacaccctccatcccctgactgcacctagaaattctatccataaaaattatgaatagaatcggtgacaaagggcagccctgacggagtccaactctcactgggaaaaagtctgacttactgccggccatgcgaaccaagctcctgctttgtttgtacagggcctgaatggctcgtagcaaagagccatgtaccccgtactcccgaagcacctcccacagaataccccggggaacacagtcgaatgccttctccaaatccacaaagcacatgtggactggttgggcaaactcccatgaaccctcgagaatcctggagagggtaaagagttggtccagtgttccacgaccagggcggaacccgcactgctcctcctggatccgaggttcgactataagccggactctcttctccagtacccttgcatagaccttaccagggaggctgaggagtgtgattcccctgtagttggaacacaccctccggtccccctttttaaaaagaggcaccaccaccccagtctgccaatcaagtggcaccacccccgatgtccacgcaatgttgaaaaggcgtgtcagccaagacagccccacaacatccagagccttgaggaactcgggacggatctcatccacccctgcagccctgccgccaaggagctttttaactaccttagcgacttcggcctcagtaatggacaagcctattcccgtgtccccagactctgcctcctcactggagaacgtgtcggtgggattgagaaggtcctcaaagtattccttccaccgcccaatgacgtcttcagtcgaagtcagcagcacaccatctccactatatacagtgctagtggcacactgctttccccttctgagtcgcctgacggtttgccagaatcttttcggagccgacttaaagtcactttccaaggcctcaccgaactcttcccacacccgggtttttgccttggcaacgactgaagccgcagatcgcttggcctgtcgatacctgccagctgcctctggtgtcctacaggccaaccatgtccggtaggattccttcttcagcttgacggcatctctcacctggggtgtccaccaccgggttcgaggattaccgccccgacaggcaccaactaccttgcgaccacagctacagtcagccgcttcaacaatggaggagcggaacatggcccattctgagtcaatgtcccccacctcccccgatatctggtcaaagttctgacggaggtgtgagttgaagatcaatctgacaggttcttctgccagacgttcccagcaaaccctcactatacgtttgggtttgcctggtctgactggcatcttcccccaccacctgatccaactcaccaccaggtggtgatcagttgacagctcagctcctctctttacccgagtgtccagtacacatggccgcaagtccgctgacacgactacaaagtcaatcattgaactgcggcctagggtgtcctggtgccatgtgcacttatggacatccttgtgttcaaacatggtgttcgttatggacaaactgtggtttgcacagaagtccaaaaactgaacaccactcgggttcagatcagagaggccattcctcccaatcacacccctccaggtcttactgtcattgcccacatgagcgttgaagtcccccagtaggacaatcgagtctccaggaggagcactttcaagcaccccttccaaggactctatgaaggctgggtattctgaactgctgttcggtgcataagcacagacaacagtcaggacccgttccccaacccgaaggcgtagggaagctaccctctcgtccaccggggaaaaccccaacatacaggcgccgagtcgaggggctatgagaaagcccacacctgcccgccgcctctcaccatgggcaactccagaaaagaaaaaagtccagcccctctcaaggagattggacccagagcccaagctgtgtgttgaggtgagcccgactatatctagtcggtatctctcgacctcgcgcaccaactcgggctccttccccgccagtgaggtaacgttccaagttccaaaagccagtttcagcaaccgaggatcagaacgccaaggcccacgccttcggacactgcccgatccacaatgcaccgcacccctactactgcccctcccatcggtggtgggtcgatgggaggggggactcatgtagctccttcgggctgggcccggccgggcaccatgagtgaatgcccggctaTATTAAAATATGAGAATGAATATTTATGAGGCAGGGAGTATTATGTAGCTAAAAGCCCTATACACTCATTGTATAAGGTTCACTtaccaagcactttattaggaacaccggTACACCTATTCATTCATGCAATTATCAAATCAGTGAATTAtttggcagcagtgcagtgcataaaatcatgcagatacaggccagcagcttcaggtaatgttcacatcaaccatCGGAATGTGATCTCAGTGCCTTGGGCCGTGGCATGATTGTTGATTGTTGAATGGGCTGATTTGAGTCTTTACAACA
This window contains:
- the LOC119262517 gene encoding mucin-2-like; translated protein: MWRNKLLLLISATLVSLAIGQESAQKADFPSEPTAPTARLGRLVVGRGVKLLSGEAEKNIGGEVRDGLTDHSETYQADQQGSTVWYKAAESKLQRLNPSVHCGDDAMALRVQGSRVPNFMVDRGEDGLLPVLQMPANCGLSVKRARRDVLLTANYKGCHVMQEGEAYILTLRLWGAPVSISCPVATSAHETVAPTTTASTETPMAPIIASDAQKPFSPYQINPFDRVPHWYPYYPYGYQWARPTRTPTVAPTTTASMDTSTAPVPVSDAQKPFSPYDQINPFDRVPHWYPYYQYGYPLAHPTRTPTVAPTTTASMDTSTAPVPVSDAQKPFSPYDQINPFDRVPHWYPYYQYGYPLARPTRTPTVAPTTTASMDTSTAPVPASDAQKPFSPYDQIYPFDRVPHWYPYYPYGYPLARPTRTPTVAPTTTASMDTSTAPVPASDAQKPFSPYDQIYPFDRVPHWYPYYPYGYPWARPTRTPTVAPTTTASMDTSTAPVPASDVQKPFSPYHLYTFDNVPHWHPYYQDGYPWPHPTSTPTASTSTVTAPTLPARDSQEPGSHFDQLYPFGYVPHWNPGYARVCSTSTPIVAPATVAGMDATAPSVPANDPQDPSFPFAKMYPFGHFPYKHWHPHF